Proteins encoded by one window of Cannabis sativa cultivar Pink pepper isolate KNU-18-1 chromosome 4, ASM2916894v1, whole genome shotgun sequence:
- the LOC133036570 gene encoding uncharacterized protein LOC133036570, which produces MAAIYTTIKDITPTTESWKIEMRVLEKSGKRTSKSSPLKYQKLMLADKKGNDVEAVIFGTEIDARENTLEVFHTYYISNAYVKKTAPPFDKKQDYKYSWIVNSRTEIEEIQTEDNQVSTPNYDFIPFSNLHIPKEFSKPIGLSLSSCGTSTFKINPQLPEAEALKEW; this is translated from the exons ATGGCTGCAATATACACAACAATTAAGGACATCACTCCAACTACAGAAAGTTGGAAGATTGAAATGAGAGTGTTAGAAAAATCTGGAAAGCGGACAAGCAAGAGTTCACCACTCAAATATCAAAAGCTTATGTTAGCAGataaaaag GGTAATGATGTTGAAGCAGTAATATTTGGCACTGAAATTGATGCTAGAGAAAACACTTTGGAAGTGTTCCACACTTACTACATCAGCAACGCCTATGTAAAAAAAACAGCCCCACCTTTCGATAAAAAGCAAGACTACAAATATTCTTGGATAGTGAACTCAAGAACAGAAATCGAAGAAATCCAAACAGAAGACAACCAGGTATCAACACCAAACTATGATTTCATTCCGTTTAGCAACCTACATATACCTAAAGAATTCAGCAAACCAATAG gGCTGTCTCTATCGTCATGCGGCACGAGTACCTTCAAAATCAATCCTCAACTCCCAGAGGCAGAAGCACTGAAGGAATGGTAA
- the LOC133037179 gene encoding uncharacterized protein LOC133037179 gives MVMAGIPLILLGYRRLAKQFHLRSERVVGLPQTLISKKKRRDAGKPLPVEVDLETGKVVGAEASNYVRFLGQQVSMLCPGGHLNFSDVPQQYKDQVLNRIRYYFDIDGNPHRDLLMGTLYSVMAERYSERKTLRHKHFKQHYKKPEDWDTVLKFPPDYLNTETWKPVCELFVSEAFLNRSTKNKSNRQLMKYPTTQGTKSLASIRHGMVCINSLIL, from the exons ATGGTGATGGCAGGGATCCCCCTGATCCTTCTAGGGTACCGTCGTCTTGCGAAGcag TTCCACCTCCGGTCAGAAAGGGTCGTGGGGTTGCCGCAAACGCTAATctcgaaaaaaaaaaggagagatgCTGGTAAGCCCTTGCCGGTGGAGGTAGATCTTGAAACAGGCAAAGTTGTTGGCGCTGAAGCAAGCAATTATGTTCGATTTCTTGGCCAACAAGTAAGCATGTTGTGCCCGGGTGGTCATCTTAATTTTTCTGATGTACCCCAACAATACAAGGATCAAGTGCTCAATCGAATTAGA TACTACTTTGATATCGATGGGAATCCCCATCGAGACCTACTTATGGGGACTTTATATTCGGTGATGGCGGAGCGGTATAGTGAGCGAAAGACACTCAGACACAAGCATTTCaaacaacattacaaaaaaccagaagattgggacacagttctcaaattcccccctgactacttgaataccgagacttggaaaccggtttgcgaattgttcgttagcgaggcatttttgaatcgttcaactaaaaataaatcgaatcggcaactaatgaaatatccaacaacGCAAGGCACAAAATCGTTGGCGTCCATACGCCACGGAATGGTATGTATTAATTCTTTAATTctttaa
- the LOC133037403 gene encoding uncharacterized protein LOC133037403 has translation MKEVLEIPETSKVQRSLSFNGETEKKDDVCVEEKDGEGTKDDVVVEEKDGEGTKDQLEEDVDDVESVPSLNLSEEKVVVPTKVVVSDDSFEVMNFWGEDLPAIVKEEVEQAVKDDFDDAAFERFKESGGKVIGPFTVKKGYSNQQYELFRYIFSSANDPSEVLAHFGKVEVERMYFKCMKPETDISHSLIDCFAQIMNFREKKRNGIGSKRTWFMPTRISSKLLGRSMTVERMAKQQEWSTLYYDADLSLCHTMVVPLLDTESAPHWFAANVSMVNTTVEIRDSLSSAMHKRSRRSTCVEMLQTLDQLFAPVKPADLNFSEFVIISSSKDYPQQQNGHDCGMFVMKYMESLFEENEILEEFDPIEARLDCVGKIVTHESNKAKHAVMEGVKKQFGLSKTKVLPSTSTTIALRSPSRSPRDPRFSTAKARSENMWTGKSKSPKTRHSKRLAISNK, from the exons ATGAAAGAAGTGTTGGAGATACCTGAGACGAGCAAAGTTCAGCGCTCGCTTTCGTTCAACGGGGAGACCGAGAAGAAGGATGACGTCTGTGTCGAGGAAAAGGATGGTGAAGGGACGAAGGATGACGTGGTTGTCGAGGAAAAGGATGGTGAAGGGACGAAGGATCAATTGGAAGAGGATGTTGATGATGTAGAGAGTGTCCCTTCACTTAATCTATCAGAAGAGAAGGTCGTTGTTCCAACTAAGGTGGTTGTTTCTGATGATTCGTTTGAGGTTATGAACTTTTGGGGAGAAGATCTCCCCGCTATTGTAAAAGAGGAAGTTGAGCAGGCAGTGAaggatgattttgatgatgCTGCGTTCGAAAGATTCAAAGAATCTGGAGGGAAGGTGATTGGTCCGTTCACTGTGAAGAAGGGTTACTCAAATCAACAGTACGAGTTGTTCCGTTACATTTTCTCTAGCGCCAATGATCCGAG TGAAGTGTTAGCCCATTTTGGGAAGGTTGAGGTCGAGCGGATGTATTTCAAATGCATGAAACCGGAGACCGATATATCACACAGT CTCATTGATTGCTTTGCTCAAATCATGAATTTTCGAGAGAAGAAGCGCAACGGCATTGGAAGTAAGAGAACTTGGTTTATGCCCACCAGAATTTCG AGCAAGTTACTTGGAAGATCGATGACTGTGGAGAGGATGGCGAAGCAGCAAGAGTGGTCCACTCTTTATTACGATGCAGATTTGAGTTTATGTCACACT ATGGTGGTACCCCTACTGGATACCGAGAGTGCTCCGCACTGGTTTGCGGCGAATGTGAGCATGGTTAATACAACAGTGGAAATTAGGGACTCGTTGTCTTCTGCAATGCATAAGAGGTCACGTCGGAGCACCTGCGTAGAGATG CTCCAGACTTTGGACCAATTGTTTGCCCCTGTCAAGCCAGCAGACCTGAATTTCAGCGAGTTTGTAATTATTTCTTCAAGCAAGGACTACCCACAACAACAAAATGGCCACGATTGTGGAATGTTTGTAATGAAGTACATGGAATCACTGTTCGAGGAAAATGAAATATTGGAAGAG TTTGATCCTATTGAAGCGAGACTGGATTGTGTTGGGAAAATTGTCACCCACGAGAGTAACAAGGCTAAACATGCTGTGATGGAGGGAGTTAAGAAGCAATTTGGATTGAGCAAAACCAAAGTTCTTCCATCAACATCTACAACTATAGCATTACGTAGTCCATCAAGGTCTCCTCGAGACCCCCGATTCAGCACAGCGAAGGCCAGGTCCGAAAACATGTGGACTGGCAAGAGCAAGTCCCCGAAAACACGTCATTCTAAAAGGCTGGCCATAAGTAACAAGTAG
- the LOC115710447 gene encoding uncharacterized protein LOC115710447, with protein sequence MVFKRKRGAAADKKDAAEIKKKDPKEAWPKYYQANFYAYADAHKEKPKADVLRSFKEQFKLLTDEEIENWAAYEVEASPSKVGGRGKGKKVKETLSAEPGIDNNEGVGDVQVSGRCSFERLGRIVPLLNEAQKEMVRNAGFSTFLREDAPYIDAKIVSWLIDHVDPTTSRLEIFGRTIQLSAKLFEDVMGIRDGGEPVATESERDLVEFDVLFKAKDYRYSLTLLENELRETSDSDYLFLIKFLLVCIGTVLLPKNGTEVSTSYMHSLVDIRSIKKKNWATAGYRYLMSSLHRYKTKNTKNVSGCTIFLQLVYLTHVDWTATHVDRTVAPIDFWTTKHCKSVYKWIRDQGGHTSGKVHLVLQFSNALEFYLRDMLTSFFGVLSR encoded by the exons ATGGTATTTAAACGGAAGAGGGGGGCTGCTGCAGACAAAAAGGATGCAGCAGAGATAAAGAAGAAGGATCCGAAGGAAGCTTGGCCGAAGTACTA CCAAGCCAATTTCTATGCTTATGCTGATGCACACAAAGAGAAACCTAAAGCAGAT GTGCTTCGTAGTTTTAAGGAGCAATTCAAGCTTCTTACCGATGAAGAGATTGAGAATTGGGCTGCATACGAAGTCGAGGCTTCCCCCTCCAAGGTTGGTGGTAGAGGGAAAGGGAAGAAGGTGAAGGAGACATTATCTGCTGAGCCAGGGATTGACAACAACGAAGGTGTGGGGGACGTTCAAGTTTCTGGTCGTTGCTCATTCGAGCGTTTGGGGAGAATAGTCCCACTGCTGAACGAGGCTCAAAAGGAAATGGTGAGAAATGCCGGTTTCTCAACATTTTTAAGGGAGGATGCCCCGTACATAGACGCTAAGATAGTTAGTTGGCTGATCGATCACGTGGATCCAACCACTTCTCGGCTGGAGATATTTGGAAGAACAATCCAACTATCCGCCAAGCTGTTTGAGGATGTCATGGGAATCCGGGATGGCGGAGAACCCGTGGCAACCGAAAGTGAGCGTGACCTGGTTGAGTTTGACGTCCTCTTCAAGGCCAAGGACTATAGGTATTCCCTGACTTTGCTGGAGAATGAGCTCAGGGAAACCAGCGACAGTGACTACCTGTTTCTCATTAAGTTTCTCCTTGTCTGTATTGGAACTGTGTTGCTGCCGAAGAATGGTACCGAGGTCAGCACTAGCTACATGCATTCTTTAGTTGACATAAGGTcaattaagaagaagaattgGGCGACTGCCGGATATCGATATCTAATGAGCTCTCTACACCGGTACAAGACGAAGAACACCAAAAATGTCTCCGGTTGCACGATATTTTTACAG CTTGTATATTTGACGCACGTAGACTGGACTGCTACTCACGTGGACCGAACTGTGGCTCCAATTGACTTTTGGACCACAAAACACTGCAAGTCAGTGTACAAGTGGATTCGAGACCAGGGTGGTCACACAAGTGGAAAGGTACATTTAGTACTTCAATTTTCTAATgcgttagaattttatttgagAGATATGCTAACTAGTTTTTTTGGTGTACTAAGCAGGTGA